The sequence CATGCCCATATGTATTGGTTGCTGTCATGTGTTTGGCATTAATTAGCAGTCGATCTGGTACACCTAATAAAGTGGTTGGTGTTGAAATCTATCACCCAGCTGGTTTCACCCTAGACCCACCagtctctttgtttttatttatttatttaaaagacagTGTATGATATTAAATTTAGGGCTGAAATTGCACATATAGACCaaagtttttctctgttttaggTGTGCACACTTTCCCTGGAAAAAGACCGTCCGTCTGAGACATGCAGAAGAAACATGGCCAGTTTCATGAAGTGAGTGACAGCAGACTTCAGGTCACTTTACTTTCAAGTCAACTAATTTAGAGGAGATAGTCCCTCGACTATAGTCACATTGCTGTCCAGTGACCTGGACAGCAATGTGActataaaaatgttgtttattctTTAACTAAACTACACTCATTTAAGGTAAACTCTCAAAGTACTAAATCATTAAatcagtgattttcaaatgtttttttttgccccagGCACACCATAAATCAAGCCACAATCTCAGAAATGCCATCTTCATATCAACTTAAAATGGCCTTGTTACCATGCCTTACAGTATCTTTAGTTGATGTagagttgtagtaataacgtatggTTGCACAAATTTACAACACAGGCCTCGCTACACCATTCGAGAACAACCGAATTACACAAATACATGTAAGCCATATCAGCCTTTGTCACAGATTTTGGTTGAAGCAATCTGCTGGAGCAAAGCCAAAACTTTCTgtaccttttatttatttatttatttttttaaaccaaataatCCAAAATCTACATATGTAACAAAGGAAGGAAAATACCAGAAATACAAaggaaacatttcagttttatgaAAGGCTGTCCAATTTTTAGATATTGTGATACTTTATGATATTGCGAGTTAAGAACAATCTTCTCATCACAACGGTTATCTTAATCATCGATAGCAGAAAAAACTGACAGTGCAAACACATGTAAATCTAATGTTAGTTGTTGTTTAATCTTTGTAATCATGCATGATTGGATAAATTCCCATGTCACACCTAGACCTATCTCAGTCcgcaccagtgtgccttgccaaaCTTCATGCAGATCACTGCGTTAAATAATGTTTGAAATGGGACTGTTGTTACGCTGCAGGACTCTCTGTGAGAGTTTGGAGGAACTTCCCCTGCTCTTCTTGGTGTCGTCTCACAAACTCTTTATGGAACtgctgaaggaggaggagaggaaggtgCTGGTGGAGCAGATGAGGAAGAGATCAGCGACCATCAACCTCAGTGCAAAACCTCTGCCTTCTTTCTACGACATTCCAGGTACGTTAACAGGAAATCAAGTGGGACTTTGAATCCATTCATTTGTTCTCCTCTTATAATAAGGAAATGTCCCTCCACCCTGGTATTAGTAcgtttgtttttctctccaaAGCGTCAGCGAGTGTGAACATCGGGCAGCTGGAGCAGCAGCTCATCCTCTCACTGGAGCCTCGCAGGATCAGACAGATCCTCATCGAGCTGCACGGCATGGCAGAAAGACCCTTCTGGAGGGTCAACAGTAAGGTCAGGCACCTTCAAATACTGCAAGGAGGCACTGTGGACATACAAGACATTTAGATTTAGAATGAATATATCTTTTAGAAGAAAATATCAGATTCCCTGTCAGAATCAGGGATTTATACCCTGAGATGGCTGATTAATTGacctttctttctttaaatacaGTGGGAAGTCCCTCCAGATTACATCAACGTGATCCTCAGCATTAAAGACAACCTGACGAAGGACCTGGTGTACATCCTCATGGCCAAGGGTCTCCACTGCATTTCTATAAAGGTGCATTTACATGGGGAGTGCTTAGACATAGAAATATAAAAGAATATACTAATGCAAGGAAGCATTTTATTGAATACTGAGAAGTTTTTGTGATAAAGCAGCAGCTTTAGAGACAGCAAATATAAGATTAAATAACAACTCTAGAAGACAGTCCTATATCAAAGAACCTATCAGAAATcggaaaataatttttaaaatgtcaaattatgcCAATAAAGTAGACACTTGTTGAGTCTCTTATCAGTTTATTCAAAGATATTTAAAAGTTGTCATAAACttgaacaacaaaacaaacattttgagcCTCAAACTCTCATTAGtacagagtttaaaaatgtgttttattagaTTAATTAATGTAAAAGTAGAAAACAGGGTCAGTTACTatacaaaaatgaaatgcttgATCGTGTTTCCTCTCATTCTCAGGACTTCGCCCACGCTCGGCAGCTCTTCTCCGCCTGCCTCGAGCTCGTCACTGAGTTCTCCCCGAAGCTGCGACAGGTGATGCTGAACgagatgctgctgctggaagtCCGAGCCCATGAGTCGATGGCGGCTGAGGGAAGTAAGGAGAGACCGCCGCCTGACCTGGTCAGCAGGGtgagaggatacctggagatgAGGATTCATGGTGAGGGGACAGAAGCGCCATTTGCTGCTCTTTAGTTAGgtgctcttttttcttctgatgaTGCTGCAAAATTTAGTTTACAAGAAAGAAACGGGCTCACTACTGATTTTGGCtgcaacagaagaagaaatgacTTAGGAAGGTTGTTCATATCATTCACCTGTGCACATACTCAAAAAAATTCACAGTAGACTGTGAAAGAGCAAGAtatgtttgaacattttaacaCTTAATTACTACACTTTATCAGCTAAGCGTCTGGATGTAGTTTTCAGAATCGTTGTTTTACAGCGTATCTTTGTTTTCCTCAGACCTTCCTCTGCGTCAGGTGGTTGGGGAGGAATGTGTCGCCTTCATGTTAAACTGGAGAGAGAATGACTACCTGACTCTGCAGGTGCCACCTTCCCTGGTCATGAACAACCCTTACATCAAGGTAAAATTTCCTGATTATAATCTTATTCTCACCACAATAAAAACTATTCCTTTCTCACTGTAATGGCTGCATAGAGCTTTGAAGAAGCCTTCCTTTAAGGTTATGAAACAATTTAAAGATTTCACCTgctgatttattgatatgatgCTGACTCAACTTTAAATCGCTGCAACCGTTTGACATGGCTACCCAGGAATtattgcacaaaaatggcatcctTTATGTGAATCTACTTCAAAACTTTtctcaaatgaaaaaatgtattgtttttctttgtacGGTGTCACGGCCGGCTCTAagcaaatgacaaaaaatgggaggTAACACAGAGTTACTTGaaacaaaacttaaatttaTTAACAACAAATacctaaataaaacaatattgcCCAAAGCAACCtcacaaaaaataactaaaaatggGGAGCGGAGTCAAATGAGGAGCAGGGTCTCTCAGCCTGTCCTTCTCCCTTGCTTCCACCAAAGACAACAATGAGCCTGCTATTATCAGGATGAGAACACTGAGTCCAGGTGTTCTCAATTCACGACCTGACCCTTAACATCCGCCAGGCCACACCCACTGGTTCctgaaaagaaacacacaatAACCAGCAGACAGCAGCATCGTCACAACAGCAAACAGAAAAGACTTTCAGTCATGTTAACCCAGCAGACAATTTATCTGAGGATGTTGGTTTCCTTTTTAAGTTTCAGTGTTGCCCATTTTATGTCTTGCACTGCCACCAAGTGGCTAAAAATGTCATTGCATGTTGAAATGGAACAGTTCTGGGGAAAAAACCCTCAGTGCTGTCAATATGGAGGCTTATTTCTGCTCTGAAAGGCTGAAATTATGATAAAAGAATGAAAGTAcgagataaaaaatcaaaataatgggCATTGGTGTAGCTCTTGGACTGAGGCTGTAGTCTCCAACGAACTGGTCACGTAATCGATTCCTGGTCTCATATTTTTTGCACGTCTTCCCCAATCCTCTCTCCCCACATTTCCTGATTCTATCTtaactgtcctatcaaataaaggcaaaaatgtcccaaaaatgatatttaaaaaaagatcattatgagattaaaagtcaaaataatgagaaagtGTATttcataatttagatttttttaaaaatcatctaaTGTTGAATTTTATCTgagcattttgactttttatctcataattatcaataactgtctcattatttGTAGCATTGCCTCATGTTCATATGTAATTTTTTGTTGTAAGTCGTGGAAATTGGATTCTAAACTTAGATGCCAGTAACACTGGAGAAAGGTGTGGATCGATATTGATTTTTCAGGGCCAATTCTAATATGGATTGATAGTTCACGAGACCAATGGCCAACATTTACTGTGATGAGTGAGTGCAGCAGCACTAAAATTGAGTTTTTATCTTTGAAAACAGCTTTTACTGttgctttattaaacagaagTGCAACTTCTCTGATTTTTTACTTtagataaagtggcaaaaccacTGTGTAAAAATACTCCAACACAAATATAAGTCATGTATTCAAAACCTTACTTCtgtgataaaacaaacaaaatctaCTCCATGTATTGCATTTCAGAACTGACTGTATAGTTATAATCCAGAAGTacaatttatgtatttatgtattcGAAAACAAGTTCTTAAAGTGTAGTATGAGCAGACAAGTatattttacttgagtaaactGCATCATTGTTGTTTATCTATTACTCATGTGACATCTGACCAATCACATTGTGCTGTGGGTGCGGCATTAGTGAAATTGTGGAGTGAAAACGGCGCCAGAGGGAAGACTGACATAAACTAATCTTAGCAGTGATCTGTAAGATAAAGCACAGATATTCAGCCAAATGTGAAATATCAGCCCTGATAAACACACAAGCCAATAATTGGTTGACTCTATTAGAGAAGGTTTCTATTATAATGATATCGTATAATCATTGTTCATCATTTTACTTGCATGCTCGCACAGTTCAGCTCAGTTTGATATATTTGATGCATTCAGATTTTCACAAACTTCTATTTAAAACCCTCTCatgttaaacataaaatatttttatgtgtcTGAAATAACTGGGATAGTAGAGCAGTAGAGACCGCTGTGGTTTGAtatttccctcctctctgtttccTTCTGATAGCTTGGTCAGCTGCTTGCTTCAACGTGTAAAGAGCTCCCGGGTCCTAAAGAGAGTCGACGCACGGCCAAGGAGCTGTGGGACGTGGTGGTCCAGATCTGCAGCATGTCCATCCAGCACAAGAGGAACAACGATGGCAGAGTGGGCCTCATCAAACACAGAGAGTCCTCAATGGGAATCCTGCACAGGTACTCCACAAAAACAGAcctaaaaataatgtttacagTTATACGCTGTATCTGAGAACCAACGGGGGAAACTGTCATGCTCAGActtttgtattttcattcttTCACCCATTTAGGAGCAAATTCATCACTTTTATCAAGAAACTAAGAGTAAGTAGACAATAAGGCGAACTTAAATCCACTGAggaaatcttattttatttgatgCAGTGCTCTTGATGTGAAGTTGACTTATTTCACCTCCTCTCACAGGAGCCACTGGTGCTGACGACCCTCATCTCGCTGTTTGTGAGGCTCCACAGCATCGTAAGGGTGAGTCCAAAATGAAGCTGGTCTGATGGTTGATCTTTAGAAACGAGAGaggaaaaagatcaaaacagAGTGTAACAGAGGAAGAGTAGAATCTGTTATTGGGTTGAGTGATGATAATCAGTTGCCCAGTTGTTAAAAAATGCAGCAGTACTTTACTTTAGTGCTTTAAACCCATGATATGATGGAAGATTCTGCTACTGCTTAGGTCTGGATGTTAAAAATACACTAACTCCCTTTTTTCAGGATGATATTGTGAATGAAGTGACTGCAGAACATCTCTCTATCTGGCCGTCTACACTTCCAAAGTAAGACGTTTTCCTTtctcactgaaacattaaagacagcactCAAACTAAATCACTTTAATGTTACATGATGTGTGATCAGTATTCAGGCAGTAGATGTGGAGGCTGTGGCAGTGACGGTCAAAGAGCTGGTGTCCTACGCTCTCACCCTGAACCCAAACAACCAGTCATGGCTCATCACGCAGGCTGATATCTACTTTGGTGAGGAGAACAACCAATAACAGCATCAGAGCTGTAAATTCAACGAGAACTCTGATTTTTACaggcttattttattttattgaagcatttttttgtctgtttgtagTGACCAATCAGTACTCTGCAGCTCTGAACCTTTACCTCCAGGCGGGAGCTGTGAGCTCTGACTTCTTCACTAAAGCTGTTCCCCCTGACGTCTACACCGACCAGGTAAACCACACAGGATACTTTCTGATTAACCCCTTCAtagtatttttaatatttctttgtgCCATTGAGTGCCTAAGTTTTCCTTCAATAAGAAGATTTTAGGATGCAAATTATAGAGATACACGATATTATCCACATGATATCAGTTTTCAATTTCAACTTCaatttgctttattggcatgaacagatcagttactgccgaagcagtgtaaaaaataaaaatgcattaaatatttacacataatatAAATATGCATATTAAATAATTCGACAAATAATCAATATATCATGAAATAGATCTgattaattaaataaaacaataagacTAAAGATAatagaagtaaaaataaagaatagaataaaaaataaatagaataaatacaATTCAATGTGCTTGTTAGGAAGAGACTGATTGGTATATCAGTGatatgatatcagtattggcagttAAAGTTAATCCCATCACATCTTAAACTTTGTGcaaatatttgcagctgatatgcATTGTTATGGTGAACTCCCCTGCTGTTAAATCTGTAGTTTATCTGAGAGCATTAATTTCAGTTTGAAAGTACCCACCTTATTCCTTGCCCCCATGATACTTTGCATTAAATGTGGGTGCAACTTCCAGTCCCCTCTGACAGACGGGGATTTTGCATTGTAACAAGAAGTAAATCCTGATTATTAGAGCGTATTggagattaaaatatgtaaacatcATCTGTAACACTTAATGTTCAGCTAAAATCAGCTAAAGCTAGTTCAGATATATCATGTTATTGAATATGGGCAGAAATCCAACATCATGCTCCCCTAAAGGTTTTAGTTTTCCTGGCGTGATTTTTAAATTgcttcataatttcagcatattaCTCGGCTATGTTTATAGGTCTTAAAGAGGATGATCAAGTGCTGCTCAATGATGAACTGCCACACACAGGTAAGAGATCAGCTCTGTTTTGattctttattttaactttcCTAAACACTAGAGTGTCTGAAGACTCCTGAGAGTGGTTAGTTGACAGTTTCTGTCAAAATAGGCcagtttaaaagtttgtttttccctGTTTGCCTCTGATTCTTTTCAGGTCGCCGTCCTCTGTCAGTTCCTCAGAGAGGTCGACTACATGACGGCGTTTAAAGCTCTGCAGGAACAGAACAGGTAAGACACATAAAGCAGCCATTAAAATCTACAGACAGTCTGGAACCTCTAATTATTGTTTTATCTCCACAGTCACGATGCCATGGACTCGTTCTATGACTACATCTGGGACATCACCATCCTGGAATACCTCACACGTATCGTCTCTCTCATTACTACTCTGTCTTTTGAAAATGATCATCTTCTACTATCTTTTAATATTGTCTCTTTTACTATAACTACTTTAGAGAAGACTTCTGCTAATCATGTAGCTTTTTCTTCCTTTACAACGTTCAGATATTCACCACAAACGGGGCGAGACTGAGAAGAGACAGATAGCGGTAAGAAGCTTAAATCTCAACTCAGTAAACTGTATTTTTGAAAGGAACTCGGCATGTTAAGACATACTGTCCATAATATTAGATTGATAGTAGTCCTTTTCTTCTGCTGGGTATATAACATGCACCACAAACTCAggggaaaaataatttaaacatccaaaataaaactaggatgtttggaaaagctgtgttaaaaattcctCGCTTTGTCAGCACATGGGGAATACTGAAGTTTTCAAAGGGGGGCTAGTAATTTTGTCATCTGTGTACGTTTATTATCCCGGCATCTTGTATAAACAAAATTGCTACAGGGAAGAAGTCCCTGAAGTTCATCTGCAACCTCAGAAAAACTCTTTTTCATATGACTTCTTTCCACTTTGAGAGCAGGGACATCgtttgaaaacaaaactaacTTTATGAACACAGGCAGCTGCTGATTTAATGGGCTGATTGTGGCCCAATGCATCTAACCAACCAGTCTAATTTAATACAGAAGTGTTTTTACGGACGAATATCATTCTTCCTCTTGAGTAACTTTTACTTAATTGTTTAACCAGTCCAGACAGTTAACATGCAGGATGCCTTTAAATCAGGGATCACCAGCCTGTAGACCCCAGTCTACTGGTAGATCTTTGAGATATTACTGGTCTTTAACCCTTAATGTCCCCTTAAAGCTCTTTATGTTTTCTGCATCCAGTATCTTAAATTTGGgtgaaatttaaatttaatgctgaaaaggttttttttttcagtgaaattgtGTAGGTAAACTTCATTTCTCAGTTTACCTCAGTGGATCTTTAGTTAGAAAAGGCTGGTGACCacttctttaaatgttaatggaaacttaatttataaaaaactctcattttagtttttctgGCAGTTGAATATTTTCCGAGCTTTGATTAAACACGATGTGAAAGTCTAAttagcacacattttttctgatagaagcatttaaaaacagactagTTTAGAAACATTACAACAGCAGCTTATGACTACAGTCTGCTcatctctcttctttttctgaGGTTGAACATGTCATGAGATGCAGAAGAGACATGAAGATAATTTATAAAGACTTCCAGCCTGTACAGATGCTTCAGTTTCCTCTCTTTTGTCTTTGACAGATAAAAGCGATCGGGCAGCTGGAGCTGAACACCAGTAACCCCGAGGAGGTGCTGCAGCTGGCAgcacagaaaagaaagaagagattCCTGCAGGCGATGGCCAAACTGTATTTCTAGGAAACATGAGCAACAGTCGGACTTCTGAGGGGGaatgtaaattttattttgtggtagaaaataaatctctaaataaatacatttgttcATTTGTACACTTTATCATTTACAatgaattctttaaaaaaatcctcactgTTCATTTTCCTGAATAATGAAAATTACTGTGGTAAACGTGCCAGGAAAACACAAAAGAGCATGTTTTTCGGTCAGAGCTATAGGCGTCCATGcttctgtttaaaaatgcaaactcTTACTGATCGTCTTTCCATCATCTTTAGCATGCTTGAGATCAGCTGAGCACCATGTACAGATTTAAATGACTGCATTTGAAAACAAACGTTaagcaatatttaaaaaaatactgactaATTTACAAGGAAATTAAACAATTGCACACCACTTCTTTACAGAATAATTCATAGAGATGTAATTCAAACTTGCGTCAACATTTTTATACACAtttcttttctgaattaaaagcacattgtttaaaaacagctaaaaatcGAGCAAAATAACTGACCAAAATTAAGATTCTTTAAAATAACACCTGTAATCCCAGTTATCACACATTTCACTCCCACCTGTAAGAATTTAACTCCCATCCAGACTCTTTTTCTTGTAAACAGAGCTGTTCAAGTAACCAGGAGTTTTTGTTGTCAGTGGGACTTGAACCCTGTGTCCTCTTTGCTCACACTCACTTCAGACCCCTTGTTGCTCAGTGTGTGCCGGCTTTTTCTGTGCTGCTGGGAGGAGTGGGGAACTGGATCTTCACTTCCTTTTGATGAACAACATCCTGAAATAAAACGACAGGCTGCAAATCAGACATCAGTGATAAAATAGCACTAATTAAAGATGGATAAATACTACCCAATATAAAAACTATAAATTGGAGCATCCAGTAGTAGCGTTTAAGACATGACATGTAGCATCTTATATGTAGACAACTCCCTCATGTAATAAGAGAAgacaataaaagtaaaaaccttTCAGTAGTGGAATAATAAAAGCTGGAGAAACTACTTCCCTCTATCACGACTATGTTTGAGAAGGTTTCACTGTATCAAAATTGGATACCATCCAATACTAGTGTGCAGGTGTTTCCCTGTTTTTAAGCCACTGAAAACAAGAGATAACAACAATTGAGGCCTAGgacttccatttttgttgcagttACATATAGTTTGATTTTCACTAGAAATGctgtgaagttaaaaaaaaaaaaaggaaaacataatCTGATATCTTACAACCCAACTTACGAGCATGGTCAAGTAGTCTGTGTGGGTCTGGATGTTGTGTCTGTCCTCTTCCTTGACTTTAACAAAATCTCTTCCCATCATTTTATCAGACTGGCTCATCAATTCCACAGAGGGGGCCATCCAGTTCACACATGGTTGGATGGCGTCTTTTGAAAGAcctaaagacacaaaaatcaaaagatCACATCAGATCCACAGCTCTTTCTGGTCCAATTCACATCCTGCTTGACTACATTCTTATGAGATTTTCTTCCTACTtttctgtaaaacaaaaaaaaacctaaatctTACCTGAAACTTTTTCAGCTGTTTCCTGTGGAATGAAATGGCACAGGACTGAGGCAGCCAACACTCGATACTCAAAGTCCAGAGAGTTTATGTTGAGGATACACAGATCTAAGAGCTGGGAGAATCAGAAGAGAAACAACATTAGTCATTAGCTGTAGAGGTGGCTGTATAAGGTAAGGAAAGAAATACACACTGACGGATTAATGTTCATGGGTTTAAGagtgaaatataaataaagctcTGATGGGACACATGATGCAACAGTGACTGGATCTTATAacaaactaaaatttaaaaagcacaCCTTATAGAAAAACTTGAGTATTTTTCCAGCTTTAGCTCAGGTATTGATGTAGGTAACTATGACTTAAAAAGCAGAACACCGCTTTAACACCTACTCGTGTCATTTGTATGTAAACGTCCTGTGAAAACTGCTGCTCCAGCAGGTCAGACTTGATGTTCATTGAAGCCATCTGGAAGTAAAGCTTCAACCACGACACGGCTGTTTCAGGACAAAGTTTCCACCTCAGTGCCTGTAAAACATGAAGAAGTAGAATAAAGCAAAgcagagttttcttttttctaaggATCAAAAAATGAGGAGCTTGAATTCAGTCAGAATTGGCAGCAAcagttttacctttaaaataattaaCTCCATTTGAAGAATCTCCTCCTCGTAGTAGGTCCCTGCTGTTATGTAGGCCATCTGTGACAGCTTTGGAGGACAGGCTTCCTACAAAGACAATACAATTGAAACTTGGCAcacaaaaacagtgcaaaaatatAGTACATCAGGAGCAATAAACATGGTTGAAATGTGGAGAGTCTTAACAGTATATTTAGATGTTGTTTGTTTGGTGTAGGTGTGAATTGATGTTGGTCAGGTTTTCCTTACCTCCATCTTTGCTGCTATAAAAAGACAAGTGATCCCGATGAGCTGCAGAAGGTTCTTCTCTATGTTGTCCTGGGTCAGCATGAAGCGGTCAAAATAGTCCTGAGCAAGGTAGAACGTCTGCCTGTGAAGAGTGTACTCCTCACTTACCTGCccaaacaaatgaaaagaaaacttttaCATCTAGAATAGCAGTTGTGTGGAAATAAAACATCAGTAACAACCTATACACTCAAGTTAACATGTGGTTCAGTTTGAAATATACCTCAATCAACCAGTCAAGCA comes from Cheilinus undulatus linkage group 16, ASM1832078v1, whole genome shotgun sequence and encodes:
- the LOC121524066 gene encoding G1/S-specific cyclin-E2-like isoform X1; its protein translation is MICCQMWIDITRNARYEQSCKIMTRRSGRQQRSENVQKGKVNKQCNRKKFQPLSKLQCEKNELVHGGVTKPSVLINSLEKGVKLDLVDADLVSGESLTQSTSLPHLRWGSSQDMWLKMVIREQNYTHSKNFMQKHPNLKPGMRSILLDWLIEVSEEYTLHRQTFYLAQDYFDRFMLTQDNIEKNLLQLIGITCLFIAAKMEEACPPKLSQMAYITAGTYYEEEILQMELIILKALRWKLCPETAVSWLKLYFQMASMNIKSDLLEQQFSQDVYIQMTRLLDLCILNINSLDFEYRVLAASVLCHFIPQETAEKVSGLSKDAIQPCVNWMAPSVELMSQSDKMMGRDFVKVKEEDRHNIQTHTDYLTMLDVVHQKEVKIQFPTPPSSTEKAGTH
- the LOC121524066 gene encoding G1/S-specific cyclin-E2-like isoform X2, encoding MVGDAAGRIEREQSCKIMTRRSGRQQRSENVQKGKVNKQCNRKKFQPLSKLQCEKNELVHGGVTKPSVLINSLEKGVKLDLVDADLVSGESLTQSTSLPHLRWGSSQDMWLKMVIREQNYTHSKNFMQKHPNLKPGMRSILLDWLIEVSEEYTLHRQTFYLAQDYFDRFMLTQDNIEKNLLQLIGITCLFIAAKMEEACPPKLSQMAYITAGTYYEEEILQMELIILKALRWKLCPETAVSWLKLYFQMASMNIKSDLLEQQFSQDVYIQMTRLLDLCILNINSLDFEYRVLAASVLCHFIPQETAEKVSGLSKDAIQPCVNWMAPSVELMSQSDKMMGRDFVKVKEEDRHNIQTHTDYLTMLDVVHQKEVKIQFPTPPSSTEKAGTH
- the LOC121524066 gene encoding G1/S-specific cyclin-E2-like isoform X3, encoding MTRRSGRQQRSENVQKGKVNKQCNRKKFQPLSKLQCEKNELVHGGVTKPSVLINSLEKGVKLDLVDADLVSGESLTQSTSLPHLRWGSSQDMWLKMVIREQNYTHSKNFMQKHPNLKPGMRSILLDWLIEVSEEYTLHRQTFYLAQDYFDRFMLTQDNIEKNLLQLIGITCLFIAAKMEEACPPKLSQMAYITAGTYYEEEILQMELIILKALRWKLCPETAVSWLKLYFQMASMNIKSDLLEQQFSQDVYIQMTRLLDLCILNINSLDFEYRVLAASVLCHFIPQETAEKVSGLSKDAIQPCVNWMAPSVELMSQSDKMMGRDFVKVKEEDRHNIQTHTDYLTMLDVVHQKEVKIQFPTPPSSTEKAGTH